In Gambusia affinis linkage group LG08, SWU_Gaff_1.0, whole genome shotgun sequence, a single window of DNA contains:
- the cpt1b gene encoding carnitine O-palmitoyltransferase 1, muscle isoform isoform X2, which translates to MMMSLYTGTDPPLGIINTIKENLPYKDCLSAQARAVLSAILFATAVWLIFIQFLRFTLKILLSYHGWIFESHGKMRTSTKVWLSLVKMFSGRRPLLYSFQAVLPRLPVPRVDDTIEKYLESVRPLLDDKQYKQMEILAHNFKENEASLLQRYLVLKSWLAPNYVSDWWEEYIYLRSRSPIMVNSNFYIMDFLYVTPTHRQAARAGNIVHAMLQYRRKLERGELAPMRALGTVPMCSTQMERMFNTTRIPGMETDFILHLTDRKHLVVFHRGRYFQVWLYTGERHLLPSELENQFQQILNNTSEPQPGELKLAAITAGDRVPWARTRLKYFSQGLNKKSLDAIETASFFLTLDEEPEGYDPGKVSSLDTYAKSLMHGKCYDRWFDKSFNLISYPNGKMGVNIEHSWADAPIVGHMWEYVLATDCFQLGYTEEGHCKGDVNRGLPSPTRLKWEIPAQCQDVIHASYLLARHLADDVDFHAHLFTEFGKGLIKKCKTSPDAFIQLALQLAQFRDQGVFCLTYESSMTRMFRDGRTETVRSCTSEAAAFVQAMEDPDATNAQRLALFQKAADKHQNMYRLAMTGAGIDRHLFCLYIVSKYLSVESPFLKKVLSEPWKLSTSQTPQQQLNLIDINKFPNYVGAGGGFGPVADDGYGVSYIIVGENLITFHISSKFSRHNTDSTRFSQHIRKAMIDIQTLFKQENDKGAVKNGMDVHLENNKKDK; encoded by the exons ATGATGATGTCCTTGTATACTGGCACAGATCCCCCTCTAGGAATAATAAATACCATCAAGGAAAACCTGCCTTACAA AGACTGTTTGTCAGCGCAGGCCAGAGCAGTTCTGAGCGCCATCCTGTTTGCCACAGCAGTATGGCTGATCTTCATCCAGTTCTTGCGATTCACTCTAAAGATTCTTCTTTCCTACCACGGATGGATTTTTGAATCCCATGGAAAGATGAGGACATCTACAAAAGTGTGGCTG AGCCTGGTAAAAATGTTCTCTGGACGAAGGCCCCTGCTCTACAGCTTCCAGGCTGTCTTACCCCGTCTCCCCGTCCCTCGAGTGGATGACACCATTGAGAAG TATCTTGAGTCAgtgcgccctctgctggacgacaaacaatacaaacaaatgGAAATTTTGGCAcataactttaaagaaaatgaggCATCTCTGCTCCAAAGGTACCTGGTGCTAAAATCCTGGTTGGCACCAAATTAT GTAAGTGACTGGTGGGAGGAATACATCTACTTAAGGAGCAGAAGTCCTATAATGGTCAACAGCAACTTTTACATCATG GACTTTTTGTATGTGACCCCAACACACCGTCAGGCCGCCCGGGCAGGAAACATAGTTCATGCCATGCTGCAGTACAGGCGCAAGCTGGAGCGTGGTGAACTTGCACCG ATGAGGGCTTTAGGGACAGTTCCCATGTGTTCCACTCAGATGGAGAGAATGTTTAACACCACTCGTATCCCTGGTATGGAAACAG ATTTTATACTGCATCTGACAGACCGAAAGCACCTCGTTGTCTTCCACAGAGGCCGCTACTTCCAAGTGTGGTTGTACACGGGGGAGCGCCACCTCTTACCCAGCGAACTGGAGAACCAGTTTCAACAGATTCTCAATAATACGTCAGAACCCCAGCCAGGAGAACTGAAACTAGCTGCCATCACTGCAGGAGACAG AGTACCTTGGGCACGGACTCGGCTTAAATATTTTAGCCAGGGACTGAACAAGAAATCCCTTGATGCCATTGAGACTGCCTCATTCTTCCTGACACTCGATGAAGAGCCAGAGGGTTATGATCCAGGAAAGGTTTCCTCACTTGATACTTATGCCAAATCCCTAATGCATGGCAAATGTTACGATAG GTGGTTCGACAAGTCTTTCAACTTAATTTCATATCCAAATGGAAAGATGGGAGTCAATATTGAGCACTCTTGGGCTGATGCACCCATTGTTGGACACATGTGGGAG taTGTTCTTGCAACAGACTGCTTTCAACTTGGCTACACAGAGGAGGGACATTGTAAAGGGGATGTAAACAGGGGCCTTCCTTCTCCCACTCGATTAAAGTGGGAGATTCCAGCACAG TGCCAAGATGTCATTCATGCTTCATACTTGTTAGCCAGACACCTAGCTGATGATGTGGACTTCCATGCCCATCTGTTCACTGAGTTTGGCAAAGGCCTGATCAAGAAGTGCAAGACAAGCCCTGATGCCTTCATTCAGCTGGCTCTGCAGCTCGCACAGTTCAGG GATCAAGGTGTGTTCTGTTTGACATACGAGTCATCAATGACCCGTATGTTCAGAGATGGGCGGACTGAGACGGTGCGCTCCTGCACCTCTGAGGCTGCTGCTTTTGTCCAGGCCATGGAGGATCCAGATGCAAca AATGCCCAGAGACTTGCACTGTTCCAGAAAGCAGCAGACAAGCATCAGAACATGTATCGTCTGGCCATGACTGGTGCCGGTATCGATCGGCATCTCTTCTGCCTTTACATAGTATCTAAATACCTCAGTGTTGAATCACCATTTCTTAAGAAG GTGCTGTCCGAGCCATGGAAGCTGTCCACCAGCCAGACTCCTCAGCAGCAGCTTAATTTAATTGATATCAACAAGTTTCCAAATTATGTGGGTGCAGGAGGTGGATTTGGACCT GTGGCGGATGATGGGTATGGTGTTTCTTATATCATTGTTGGGGAAAATCTCATTACATTCCACATCTCCAGCAAATTCTCCAGGCATAACACA GACTCCACTCGGTTTAGTCAGCACATTCGGAAAGCCATGATTGATATCCAGACTCTTTTCAAGCAAGAAAATGACAAGGGAGCGGTGAAGAATGGAATGGATGtgcatttggaaaataataaaaaggacaaGTAG
- the sephs1 gene encoding selenide, water dikinase 1 — protein sequence MSVRESFNPESYELDKNFRLTRFAELKGTGCKVPQEVLQKLLEALQENHYQEDEQFLGAVMPRLGIGMDTCVIPLRHGGLSLVQTTDYIYPIVDDPYMMGRIACANVLSDLYAMGVTECDNMLMLLGVSNKMSEKERDKVMPLIIQGFKDASEEAGTSVTGGQTVVNPWVVMGGVATTVCQPNEFIMPDNAVPGDVLVLTKPLGTQVAVAVHQWLDIPEKWNKIKLVVTQEDVELAYHEAMLNMARLNRTAAGLMHTFNAHAATDITGFGILGHAQTLARQQRSEVSFVIHNLPVLAKMAAVSKACGNMFGLMHGTCPETSGGLLICLPREQAARFCAEIKSPKYGEGHQAWIIGIVEKGNRTARIIDKPRIIEVAPQAATQNVNPTPGATS from the exons ATGTCTGTGAGGGAGTCTTTTAACCCCGAAAGCTATGAGCTGGACAAGAACTTCAGGCTCACGCGCTTCGCTGAGCTGAAGGGGACAGGCTGCAAG GTCCCTCAAGAGGTTTTACAGAAGTTGCTTGAGGCCTTACAGGAGAACCACTATCAAGAGGATGAACAGTTTTTGGGGGCAGTTATGCCTCGATTAG gaatAGGCATGGACACATGTGTGATCCCTCTCAGACATGGTGGACTTTCTCTTGTTCAGACAACAGATTACATCTATCCTATTGTTGACGACCCCTACATGATG GGAAGAATTGCTTGTGCCAATGTTCTAAGTGACCTGTACGCCATGGGAGTGACAGAGTGTGACAACATGTTGATGCTTCTGGGAGTCAGCAACAAGATGTCAGAAAAA gaaaGAGACAAAGTCATGCCACTGATCATTCAGGGTTTCAAGGATGCTTCAGAGGAGGCCGGCACGTCTGTCACAGGGGGACAAACTGTGGTTAACCCCTGGGTGGTAATGGGAGGAGTTGCTACAACAGTTTGTCAGCCCAATGAGTTCATCAT GCCTGATAACGCAGTGCCTGGGGACGTGTTGGTGTTGACCAAACCGTTAGGGACCCAAGTGGCTGTCGCAGTTCACCAGTGGCTAGACATT CCTGAGAAGTGGAATAAAATCAAGCTGGTGGTAACCCAGGAAGACGTAGAGTTAGCTTACCACGAAGCTATGTTGAACATGGCGCGGCTCAACCGTACAG CTGCTGGACTCATGCACACCTTCAACGCACACGCAGCCACCGACATCACAGGGTTCGGCATCCTCGGCCACGCTCAGACGCTGGCACGACAGCAGCGGAGCGAGGTTTCCTTCGTCATCCACAACCTCCCAGTGCTcgccaagatggccgccgtgtCCAAAGCTTGCGGGAACATGTTTGGACTCATGCATGGCACCTGCCCTGAAACATCAG GAGGCCTGCTCATCTGTCTGCCCCGGGAGCAGGCTGCCCGCTTCTGCGCCGAGATCAAATCTCCAAAATACGGAGAGGGCCACCAAGCGTGGATCATCGGGATCGTAGAGAAAGGAAACCGCACCGCTCGCATCATCGACAAGCCACGAATCATCGAGGTGGCACCGCAAGCAGCCACACAGAATGTCAACCCAACACCCGGTGCAACCTCTTAA
- the LOC122835437 gene encoding kelch repeat and BTB domain-containing protein 11, with protein sequence MRETSESHIHLDHMSSSIFHNLLEFCFNHDFNVPQEELGAHIQVGSYLLAEAFVSRCLLALAHELSPSNCLSYLSLAQEIFCLELKNTVFTYLSQNLLELHHVIRCLRDEEREEVINLRTKGELCLCSLRKENLTSWNDPETERARNIFTMKFPEDSEDWHSVTELPFRADKWCFTVVVLYNYLYVIGGYRQRKKRGWEFTKASFRYNPFSNSWVATSPLIKHRRHFSAVACEGFIYAFGGWYLDSLVTPDSSTALYTAVERYDPWEDTWRFVSPLPLTDFQFTLSLSHDVPLTTSLGECIYVLGSIQRTGEKLLLQYNTKQDSWSELLPTLTRADVDLPTLYFLGAADELLVIGGNNSSNVVTSFYVKCKKWGKIQHTERVSYAGQGILVGDQLLMSSIDHDTVVRLDLSTLTIRRLPALLVPMCYEAIFYLYF encoded by the exons ATGAGAGAAACCTCCGAGAGCCACATTCATCTGGATCACATGTCCTCTTCCATTTTCCACAATCTCCTTGAGTTCTGCTTCAATCATGATTTTAATGTTCCCCAAGAAGAACTGGGAGCACACATTCAG GTGGGCAGCTATCTTCTGGCTGAAGCCTTCGTCTCGAGGTGCCTGTTAGCCCTGGCACATGAACTCAGTCCATCTAACTGCTTATCATACTTGAGCCTTGCTCAGGAAATTTTCTGTCTAGAGCTGAAAAACACAGTGTTCACTTATTTGAGCCAGAACCTTCTGGAGCTGCACCATGTGATAAG GTGTCTGCGTGATGAAGAGAGGGAGGAAGTTATCAACCTGAGAACCAAAGGAGAACTGTGCCTGTGCAGCCTCAGGAAAGAAAACCTGACTTCCTGGAACGACCCGGAGACAGAACGTGCCCGGAACATTTTCACCATGAAATTTCCAGAGGACAGTGAGGACTGGCACTCAGTCACAGAGCTTCCCTTCAGGGCCGATAAGTGGTGTTTTACTGTAGTAGTACTGTATAACTACCTGTACGTCATAGGAGGATACAGGCAGCGGAAAAAGAGAGGCTGGGAGTTCACTAAGGCTTCCTTTAGGTATAATCCCTTTAGCAATTCATGGGTGGCTACATCACCTCTGATAAAG caCAGAAGGCACTTCAGTGCAGTGGCCTGTGAAGGCTTTATTTACGCATTTGGAGGCTGGTATTTGGATTCTCTGGTGACTCCAGACTCCAGTACAGCTCTGTACACAGCAGTGGAGCGATACGATCCATGGGAGGATACATGGAG GTTTGTATCCCCATTACCACTCACTGACTTCCAGTTCACCTTGTCGTTATCCCACGATGTCCCCCTCACTACCAGTCTTGGAGAGTGTATCTATGTGCTTGGGAGCATCCAGAGGACAGGAGAGAAATTGCTGTTGCAGTACAACACAAAGCAAG ACTCCTGGTCTGAACTGCTTCCCACCTTAACAAGAGCTGATGTAGACCTTCCTACTCTGTACTTCCTGGGTGCTGCTGACGAGCTGCTTGTGATTGGTGGGAACAACTCAAGCAATGTGGTGACATCATtctatgtaaaatgtaaaaaatgggGGAAG ATCCAACACACAGAAAGAGTGTCATATGCTGGACAGGGGATACTTGTAGGTGACCAGCTTCTGATGTCCAGTATTGACCACGACACTGTTGTGAGGCTGGATCTCTCAACCCTAACCATCAGGAGGCTCCCAGCTTTACTTGTCCCCATGTGTTATGAGGCTATCTTTTACCTTTACTTTTAA
- the cpt1b gene encoding carnitine O-palmitoyltransferase 1, muscle isoform isoform X1, whose translation MAEAHQAVGFQFTVRPDGVDVKLSKEVIKTIYLSSLNAWKKKAIQLKNGILTEVYPTSPSSWLIVVIAMMMSLYTGTDPPLGIINTIKENLPYKDCLSAQARAVLSAILFATAVWLIFIQFLRFTLKILLSYHGWIFESHGKMRTSTKVWLSLVKMFSGRRPLLYSFQAVLPRLPVPRVDDTIEKYLESVRPLLDDKQYKQMEILAHNFKENEASLLQRYLVLKSWLAPNYVSDWWEEYIYLRSRSPIMVNSNFYIMDFLYVTPTHRQAARAGNIVHAMLQYRRKLERGELAPMRALGTVPMCSTQMERMFNTTRIPGMETDFILHLTDRKHLVVFHRGRYFQVWLYTGERHLLPSELENQFQQILNNTSEPQPGELKLAAITAGDRVPWARTRLKYFSQGLNKKSLDAIETASFFLTLDEEPEGYDPGKVSSLDTYAKSLMHGKCYDRWFDKSFNLISYPNGKMGVNIEHSWADAPIVGHMWEYVLATDCFQLGYTEEGHCKGDVNRGLPSPTRLKWEIPAQCQDVIHASYLLARHLADDVDFHAHLFTEFGKGLIKKCKTSPDAFIQLALQLAQFRDQGVFCLTYESSMTRMFRDGRTETVRSCTSEAAAFVQAMEDPDATNAQRLALFQKAADKHQNMYRLAMTGAGIDRHLFCLYIVSKYLSVESPFLKKVLSEPWKLSTSQTPQQQLNLIDINKFPNYVGAGGGFGPVADDGYGVSYIIVGENLITFHISSKFSRHNTDSTRFSQHIRKAMIDIQTLFKQENDKGAVKNGMDVHLENNKKDK comes from the exons ATGGCTGAGGCCCATCAGGCAGTGGGCTTCCAGTTCACTGTGCGCCCGGACGGTGTGGACGTGAAGCTGAGTAAGGAGGTCATCAAAACCATCTACCTGTCTTCACTCAATGCCTGGAAGAAGAAAGCCATTCAGTTGAAG AATGGAATACTGACTGAAGTTTACCCCACCAGTCCGTCCAGTTGGTTGATAGTTGTGATTGCCATGATGATGTCCTTGTATACTGGCACAGATCCCCCTCTAGGAATAATAAATACCATCAAGGAAAACCTGCCTTACAA AGACTGTTTGTCAGCGCAGGCCAGAGCAGTTCTGAGCGCCATCCTGTTTGCCACAGCAGTATGGCTGATCTTCATCCAGTTCTTGCGATTCACTCTAAAGATTCTTCTTTCCTACCACGGATGGATTTTTGAATCCCATGGAAAGATGAGGACATCTACAAAAGTGTGGCTG AGCCTGGTAAAAATGTTCTCTGGACGAAGGCCCCTGCTCTACAGCTTCCAGGCTGTCTTACCCCGTCTCCCCGTCCCTCGAGTGGATGACACCATTGAGAAG TATCTTGAGTCAgtgcgccctctgctggacgacaaacaatacaaacaaatgGAAATTTTGGCAcataactttaaagaaaatgaggCATCTCTGCTCCAAAGGTACCTGGTGCTAAAATCCTGGTTGGCACCAAATTAT GTAAGTGACTGGTGGGAGGAATACATCTACTTAAGGAGCAGAAGTCCTATAATGGTCAACAGCAACTTTTACATCATG GACTTTTTGTATGTGACCCCAACACACCGTCAGGCCGCCCGGGCAGGAAACATAGTTCATGCCATGCTGCAGTACAGGCGCAAGCTGGAGCGTGGTGAACTTGCACCG ATGAGGGCTTTAGGGACAGTTCCCATGTGTTCCACTCAGATGGAGAGAATGTTTAACACCACTCGTATCCCTGGTATGGAAACAG ATTTTATACTGCATCTGACAGACCGAAAGCACCTCGTTGTCTTCCACAGAGGCCGCTACTTCCAAGTGTGGTTGTACACGGGGGAGCGCCACCTCTTACCCAGCGAACTGGAGAACCAGTTTCAACAGATTCTCAATAATACGTCAGAACCCCAGCCAGGAGAACTGAAACTAGCTGCCATCACTGCAGGAGACAG AGTACCTTGGGCACGGACTCGGCTTAAATATTTTAGCCAGGGACTGAACAAGAAATCCCTTGATGCCATTGAGACTGCCTCATTCTTCCTGACACTCGATGAAGAGCCAGAGGGTTATGATCCAGGAAAGGTTTCCTCACTTGATACTTATGCCAAATCCCTAATGCATGGCAAATGTTACGATAG GTGGTTCGACAAGTCTTTCAACTTAATTTCATATCCAAATGGAAAGATGGGAGTCAATATTGAGCACTCTTGGGCTGATGCACCCATTGTTGGACACATGTGGGAG taTGTTCTTGCAACAGACTGCTTTCAACTTGGCTACACAGAGGAGGGACATTGTAAAGGGGATGTAAACAGGGGCCTTCCTTCTCCCACTCGATTAAAGTGGGAGATTCCAGCACAG TGCCAAGATGTCATTCATGCTTCATACTTGTTAGCCAGACACCTAGCTGATGATGTGGACTTCCATGCCCATCTGTTCACTGAGTTTGGCAAAGGCCTGATCAAGAAGTGCAAGACAAGCCCTGATGCCTTCATTCAGCTGGCTCTGCAGCTCGCACAGTTCAGG GATCAAGGTGTGTTCTGTTTGACATACGAGTCATCAATGACCCGTATGTTCAGAGATGGGCGGACTGAGACGGTGCGCTCCTGCACCTCTGAGGCTGCTGCTTTTGTCCAGGCCATGGAGGATCCAGATGCAAca AATGCCCAGAGACTTGCACTGTTCCAGAAAGCAGCAGACAAGCATCAGAACATGTATCGTCTGGCCATGACTGGTGCCGGTATCGATCGGCATCTCTTCTGCCTTTACATAGTATCTAAATACCTCAGTGTTGAATCACCATTTCTTAAGAAG GTGCTGTCCGAGCCATGGAAGCTGTCCACCAGCCAGACTCCTCAGCAGCAGCTTAATTTAATTGATATCAACAAGTTTCCAAATTATGTGGGTGCAGGAGGTGGATTTGGACCT GTGGCGGATGATGGGTATGGTGTTTCTTATATCATTGTTGGGGAAAATCTCATTACATTCCACATCTCCAGCAAATTCTCCAGGCATAACACA GACTCCACTCGGTTTAGTCAGCACATTCGGAAAGCCATGATTGATATCCAGACTCTTTTCAAGCAAGAAAATGACAAGGGAGCGGTGAAGAATGGAATGGATGtgcatttggaaaataataaaaaggacaaGTAG